Proteins co-encoded in one Aerococcaceae bacterium DSM 111021 genomic window:
- a CDS encoding hydrolase yields MLTDVVSEQPEKKEKFIPEFQAELKTRIVEMPDAIYKASGVKILGKRIKSLLFTTDVAIIKNSNAQSVIAVYPFTPQLTIMQSIVDVSSVPVFLGVGGGTTTGQRSVDLAFQAEQMGAYGVIVNAPMKKEVITEINKRIDVPVIATIASDKDDYITKLNAGADMLNVSAGANTAALVKQIRDEVGPMVPIIATGGPTEESIEETIEAGANAITFTPPTSAEIFAEVMVNYRSLSN; encoded by the coding sequence ATTTTAACAGATGTTGTTTCTGAACAACCTGAAAAGAAAGAGAAGTTTATTCCAGAATTTCAAGCAGAGTTAAAAACAAGAATTGTTGAAATGCCTGATGCGATCTATAAAGCATCTGGAGTGAAAATATTAGGAAAACGGATTAAATCACTTTTATTTACAACGGATGTAGCGATTATCAAAAACAGTAATGCTCAATCTGTGATTGCTGTCTATCCATTTACACCACAATTAACAATTATGCAATCGATCGTCGATGTTTCTTCAGTGCCTGTATTCCTTGGAGTGGGTGGCGGAACGACAACGGGTCAACGAAGTGTAGACCTTGCCTTTCAAGCTGAACAAATGGGAGCTTACGGTGTCATTGTCAATGCACCGATGAAGAAAGAAGTGATTACAGAAATCAATAAACGCATCGATGTACCAGTGATTGCAACGATTGCAAGTGATAAAGATGATTATATTACGAAGCTAAACGCTGGAGCAGATATGCTAAACGTATCGGCAGGAGCCAATACAGCAGCCTTGGTTAAACAAATCCGTGATGAAGTTGGACCAATGGTGCCAATCATAGCGACCGGAGGGCCAACTGAGGAATCAATTGAAGAAACGATCGAAGCGGGTGCGAATGCTATTACCTTTACACCACCGACAAGTGCTGAAATATTTGCAGAAGTCATGGTTAATTATCGCTCGTTATCTAACTAA
- a CDS encoding winged helix-turn-helix transcriptional regulator, giving the protein MSQYECLNDEAIDLEMANVKNIIDTNLVEGKADIFKVLGDLNRIKIVELLAHYKQLCVYEISRFIDASVATTSHHLITLRNSGVITSEKHGKRVVYALENEEVMSLLDVAKDISMMTEKV; this is encoded by the coding sequence ATGTCTCAATATGAATGCCTAAATGACGAAGCCATTGATTTGGAAATGGCTAACGTTAAAAATATAATTGACACTAATCTAGTAGAAGGTAAAGCTGATATATTTAAAGTATTAGGTGATTTAAATCGAATTAAAATCGTAGAACTCCTAGCGCACTATAAGCAATTATGCGTGTATGAAATTTCACGATTTATCGATGCGTCAGTCGCAACGACGTCTCATCACTTAATTACATTACGTAACAGTGGTGTGATAACGTCAGAAAAACACGGTAAACGTGTTGTTTATGCCTTAGAAAATGAAGAAGTGATGTCTTTACTAGATGTAGCGAAAGATATTTCGATGATGACTGAAAAAGTTTAA
- a CDS encoding CPBP family intramembrane metalloprotease, with the protein MQGVWNELKRPWSDQVKGSWWKAPLLIAAYFYVRVLAETWVIRRGALNAEVELTVETLTEGNLLNLMTHAPMEYFLQTLGLAVLIIVTGKLLGFKFFDFKSFSWQNVTTALKIYVFIYLLQVLLNMIIMFVAPDYVQPGNQTTVESLVQNMNPILMFINIVILTPITEEYILRGLIMKYTFSLMPIIGAFVAAVIFTMLHGPANWIDFMVYFVLSAGFTFVYLYTRRLEYPILLHIIQNFIGFMAIQML; encoded by the coding sequence ATGCAAGGTGTATGGAATGAATTAAAGAGACCATGGTCTGATCAAGTAAAAGGGAGTTGGTGGAAAGCCCCACTTTTGATTGCCGCCTACTTTTATGTGCGGGTCCTAGCTGAGACATGGGTCATTCGCCGAGGTGCGCTGAATGCCGAAGTTGAATTAACTGTTGAAACTTTGACAGAAGGCAATTTACTTAATTTAATGACGCATGCACCGATGGAGTATTTTCTACAGACGCTCGGTCTAGCGGTTTTAATCATTGTGACAGGCAAGTTGTTAGGGTTTAAATTTTTTGATTTTAAATCCTTCAGTTGGCAAAATGTTACCACAGCACTGAAAATATATGTATTCATTTATTTACTTCAAGTGCTACTTAATATGATTATTATGTTTGTGGCACCGGATTATGTCCAACCAGGGAACCAAACGACGGTCGAGTCCTTAGTTCAAAATATGAACCCAATTTTAATGTTTATTAATATCGTTATTTTAACGCCGATTACTGAGGAGTATATCTTAAGAGGACTAATCATGAAGTATACATTCTCTTTAATGCCAATCATTGGGGCATTTGTGGCTGCAGTCATCTTTACGATGTTACATGGTCCAGCTAACTGGATTGATTTCATGGTGTACTTTGTATTATCTGCAGGGTTTACCTTTGTTTATTTATATACGAGACGCCTTGAATATCCAATTCTTTTACATATCATTCAAAACTTCATTGGATTTATGGCAATACAAATGCTATAA
- a CDS encoding HAD family hydrolase, translating to MIKAIILDKDGTLIELGRTWDQPSVDVTNLLLDKTDLNDEEKEAFRKHMGVEGDTVVANSIYAAGSIIDQAREFSKILDMPVSEIEEILEDTYLDYVKGHGEHVLVMDGAMNALEALKDDYILAVVTNDNRRIAEETLKLANIDQYFEFVGGADDFGPKPNPTALHEIARRYDIRLDEMIYVGDSTVDMEYGKHTHASIGLATEESHREHLKEADYIISHFDELLDTLDIINAAQ from the coding sequence GTGATTAAAGCAATTATTTTAGATAAAGATGGAACATTAATAGAACTAGGAAGAACTTGGGATCAACCGAGTGTTGATGTGACGAATTTGTTACTTGATAAGACAGATTTAAATGATGAAGAAAAAGAGGCATTCAGAAAACATATGGGTGTGGAAGGCGACACAGTAGTGGCCAATTCAATTTATGCTGCGGGCAGTATCATTGACCAAGCTAGAGAATTTAGTAAGATTTTGGATATGCCGGTCTCTGAAATTGAAGAAATCTTAGAAGATACTTATTTAGACTATGTCAAAGGTCACGGTGAGCATGTATTGGTAATGGACGGCGCAATGAATGCACTGGAAGCCCTCAAAGATGATTATATATTAGCTGTTGTTACCAATGATAATCGCCGGATTGCTGAGGAAACGTTAAAGTTAGCAAACATTGATCAATACTTTGAATTTGTTGGCGGTGCCGATGACTTTGGACCAAAGCCAAACCCAACTGCTCTTCACGAAATTGCCAGACGATATGATATTCGTTTAGATGAGATGATTTATGTCGGCGACTCAACGGTTGATATGGAGTATGGAAAGCATACACATGCATCGATTGGTTTAGCTACTGAAGAAAGTCACCGTGAGCATCTTAAAGAAGCGGATTATATTATTAGCCACTTTGATGAATTGCTAGATACGTTAGATATTATTAATGCAGCTCAGTAA
- a CDS encoding glucosamine-6-phosphate deaminase: MNIFVFETSLEASQYAYDLVAKSLETGANTFGLATGSTPEELYSIIRDSDLDFTSAKAVNLDEYYGLPAENDQSYAYFMKKHLFDAKPFANTFIPDGTTTDIEKEIEDYNTILDENPVDLQILGIGSNGHIGFNEPGSPFDSKTRLVDLTDETIQANKRNFESESDVPKKAFSMGIGSILNSKQIILMAFGENKADAIKATLHGDVTTDVPASVLKNHSNTVILLDKAAASQLDPSDYEVID; this comes from the coding sequence ATGAACATTTTTGTATTTGAAACATCTCTAGAAGCATCACAATACGCATACGACTTAGTAGCAAAATCTTTAGAAACTGGTGCAAACACGTTTGGTCTAGCAACTGGTTCAACACCTGAAGAGTTATACTCAATTATACGTGACTCTGACTTAGATTTTACTTCTGCTAAAGCAGTAAACTTAGACGAATATTACGGTTTGCCGGCAGAAAATGATCAAAGCTACGCTTATTTTATGAAAAAACACTTATTCGATGCAAAACCATTTGCAAATACTTTTATCCCAGACGGAACTACAACGGATATTGAAAAAGAAATTGAAGACTACAATACTATTTTAGACGAGAATCCAGTAGACTTACAAATTTTAGGTATCGGTTCTAATGGACATATTGGTTTCAATGAACCAGGTAGTCCATTTGACTCTAAAACACGTTTAGTTGACTTAACAGACGAAACAATCCAAGCCAACAAACGTAATTTTGAATCTGAATCAGATGTCCCTAAAAAAGCTTTCTCAATGGGTATCGGTTCGATTTTAAATTCAAAACAAATCATTTTAATGGCCTTTGGAGAAAACAAAGCTGATGCTATTAAAGCAACCCTTCACGGTGACGTGACGACAGATGTTCCAGCAAGTGTCTTAAAAAACCATTCAAATACAGTGATTTTATTAGATAAAGCTGCGGCAAGTCAATTAGACCCTAGCGACTACGAAGTTATTGACTAA
- a CDS encoding helix-turn-helix transcriptional regulator, with protein MTTGSHVDYPGFSTYALLFITQGKGELITKYETFLIEGPFCVHIPNALPFKLVSGDEASMECVMIEYTLNHNRKNQMNLNHFRVINLNKKRMDTIFSLLLHEIDSPSSHFNAIIGHIFNLIMIFEKNETNQKLMELNYTRLSQNVRTAQYFMDHNFNRKISIQEIATHVNLSPDYFIKVFHNEIGMTPHQYIVRCRMEHAHLLIESTQKTIQDIAKECGYNSVSHFSTKFKEFYGYTPRNLKTR; from the coding sequence ATGACAACTGGTAGTCACGTTGATTACCCAGGTTTTTCAACATATGCCCTCTTGTTTATCACACAAGGAAAGGGAGAGTTAATTACCAAATATGAGACCTTCTTAATTGAAGGTCCTTTTTGCGTTCACATTCCTAATGCCTTACCTTTTAAGCTTGTCTCGGGCGACGAGGCATCAATGGAATGTGTGATGATTGAATATACGTTGAATCATAATCGAAAAAACCAGATGAATCTTAATCACTTTAGAGTCATTAATTTAAATAAAAAGCGAATGGACACCATTTTCTCGCTGTTATTACATGAAATTGATTCCCCTTCTAGTCATTTTAATGCTATAATAGGACATATTTTCAATTTAATCATGATTTTTGAAAAAAATGAGACGAATCAAAAACTTATGGAACTTAATTATACCCGTTTAAGTCAAAATGTTCGTACTGCTCAGTATTTTATGGATCATAATTTCAATAGAAAAATTTCGATTCAAGAAATCGCTACACATGTGAACTTAAGTCCTGATTATTTCATTAAAGTATTTCATAATGAAATAGGTATGACGCCCCATCAATATATCGTTCGTTGCCGAATGGAGCACGCACATCTTTTGATAGAATCTACTCAGAAAACGATCCAAGACATTGCAAAAGAATGTGGATATAACTCTGTGAGTCACTTTTCTACAAAATTCAAAGAATTTTATGGATATACCCCACGAAATTTAAAAACAAGATAA
- a CDS encoding helix-turn-helix transcriptional regulator, protein MYISNINSSSIKLQSIETENVTTTNETVTVFSETNLTLLYIVKGAANYVVNERQGDVKKRDMILLNPETVLEITPLRKVEWIKISLTGILFTSSLDIDSNSRMFITEDTSQSIKRYLDLAILEYNHRFRGTELILKKLLECIMVHVLRNSELSIKDASVQVKNDEIERIQQYIRQNYSEKITLDDLSSHVGINKYYLIRLFKQKTGLSPIDYLIHVRLAEAEKLLATSNVTISKISDMVGFHSPSHFSKTFKESNHCTPSAFRKKHSND, encoded by the coding sequence ATGTATATATCAAATATTAATTCATCGTCAATTAAATTACAGTCAATCGAAACTGAAAATGTTACTACAACTAATGAAACTGTTACTGTCTTTTCAGAAACCAATCTAACATTACTTTATATCGTTAAAGGGGCAGCAAATTACGTTGTCAACGAACGACAAGGCGATGTTAAGAAACGTGATATGATTTTACTTAACCCTGAAACTGTTCTTGAAATTACGCCTTTACGTAAAGTTGAATGGATTAAAATTTCCTTAACTGGAATTTTATTTACTTCTAGTTTAGATATCGACTCAAACAGTCGAATGTTTATTACTGAAGATACATCTCAATCAATCAAGCGTTACTTAGATCTTGCTATCTTAGAGTATAATCATCGTTTCCGTGGAACCGAGTTAATTCTTAAGAAATTACTCGAATGTATCATGGTACATGTTTTGAGAAATAGTGAATTATCAATTAAAGATGCAAGTGTGCAAGTGAAGAATGATGAAATCGAACGTATTCAACAATATATTCGTCAAAATTATTCTGAGAAGATAACTTTAGATGATTTATCTAGTCATGTTGGAATTAACAAGTATTACTTAATTCGTCTATTCAAACAAAAAACTGGGTTATCACCAATTGATTACCTTATTCATGTTCGTTTAGCTGAAGCCGAGAAGTTACTTGCAACGTCTAACGTTACAATTTCTAAGATTTCTGACATGGTTGGTTTCCACTCACCCTCTCATTTCTCTAAAACATTCAAAGAATCTAATCACTGTACGCCTTCTGCTTTCCGTAAGAAGCACAGTAATGATTAA
- a CDS encoding ABC transporter substrate-binding protein codes for MKKHKLTKLFLSAVTLVGALAIPFTQHVSAQEATGEPVVLGVNLELTGPAAPYSVPAVEAFELYIEQKNMEGGVLEGRPLELVVLDNKTDTTEGVSLQTRLANDENVVAVLGPNASGVVNAVKPVIEDSSKPNVLPATTGDGLTLASDGEAVQNLFRTAYEDSYQGRAGAEYVYNHLEAKNTLLIVDNALDYSLGLADAFVEDYEAKGGTVVSTEAYTSGDTDFSSLATTVLGHEFDAIYMPGYYTETGLLVKALRDMGVTAPVVGADGFASDTFGELAGPENTADVHYTTHYDTSLESQKSNDFVAAYEEKYGHTPDTFAALGYDAIGFLVDGIERAGSTEAQAVNQALTDTVDFEGVTGTFSINEEHNPVKPAVMVTLDNGEVVNAVEVNVE; via the coding sequence ATGAAAAAGCATAAATTAACTAAATTATTCTTATCTGCTGTCACACTTGTAGGTGCTTTAGCAATACCGTTTACACAACATGTATCAGCACAAGAAGCAACGGGAGAACCGGTTGTATTAGGTGTCAACTTAGAATTAACGGGACCTGCTGCTCCATATAGTGTTCCAGCTGTTGAGGCTTTTGAATTGTATATTGAACAGAAAAATATGGAAGGTGGTGTCTTAGAGGGTAGACCATTAGAATTAGTTGTTTTAGATAATAAGACAGATACAACAGAAGGCGTCTCGCTACAAACTCGCTTAGCGAATGACGAAAACGTCGTAGCGGTACTTGGTCCAAACGCCTCAGGTGTAGTTAATGCAGTGAAACCGGTTATTGAAGATTCAAGCAAACCAAATGTACTTCCAGCAACAACGGGTGATGGGCTAACATTAGCTTCTGACGGAGAAGCAGTACAAAACTTATTCAGAACAGCTTATGAAGATTCGTATCAAGGCCGTGCAGGTGCAGAATATGTCTACAATCATCTGGAAGCAAAAAACACATTATTAATTGTTGATAATGCATTGGATTATTCACTTGGTCTAGCAGATGCTTTCGTTGAAGATTACGAAGCAAAAGGTGGAACGGTCGTTTCAACAGAAGCTTATACATCAGGAGATACAGACTTCTCTTCTCTAGCAACAACGGTATTAGGACATGAATTTGATGCAATTTACATGCCTGGTTACTATACTGAGACAGGTTTATTAGTAAAGGCTTTGCGTGATATGGGGGTTACAGCGCCAGTAGTTGGAGCTGACGGGTTCGCAAGTGATACATTCGGTGAATTAGCTGGGCCAGAGAATACAGCAGATGTTCATTATACGACTCACTACGATACATCTTTAGAGAGTCAAAAATCAAATGACTTTGTCGCAGCTTACGAAGAAAAATATGGTCACACTCCAGATACGTTTGCAGCATTAGGTTATGATGCGATTGGATTTTTAGTTGATGGAATCGAACGAGCAGGATCTACCGAAGCGCAAGCGGTCAATCAAGCACTAACGGATACAGTTGATTTCGAAGGTGTCACAGGAACGTTCTCAATCAACGAAGAACATAACCCGGTTAAACCAGCTGTAATGGTGACGTTAGACAACGGCGAGGTTGTAAATGCTGTAGAAGTGAACGTAGAATAA